The DNA sequence GCTGGGTGAGCCTCGGGTTGTTTCCTCATTCAAGGAGCTTTGGCTGCACAAATAACGCCTGCAGACGATTTACGTTGGCGATAACCGCGCCATCTGGACAGAATGTTCAGATGTGAATAAAAGCGCCGGGCCAGTATCGCCTTCATCCATAATGCGGACCCCAAGAAAATCAGGGATAGCAAGCATCGCGCCGCAAGTCAGTAAATCATTGCCGCCTATCCCTACACAATAAGCTCCGGCGGCAACGGCGGAAGTCACCCCACTTCGGGAATCCTCAAAAACAACCGTCTGACTCGCCGGGATCCCGAGGCGCTCTGCCGCTAACAGATAAGGATCGGGATAGGGCTTCCCTCTGGAAACATCATCGCGCTCGACGATAACTGAAATGCAGGATTGCACCTGCAACATCTCTATCACCCGGTCGATTTTCTCACGCCAGCCGCTGGTGACGATACCGACGGTGATTCCTGCATCTTTAAGAGAAGTGATGAGCGTCGCTACGCCAGGAATAGCGTTATAGCTGGCGGTGTTTTCAACATGAATAATATGAGCCTGAACTTTCTGCCGATCGATAACAGGAAGATCATGAAACAGGGCCTTAATAGTATGCGGTCCTGGCTGACCGTGAATATGCTTAATAATATCCTCTTCGCTAATTATGCGGCCGTACATATTTGCCGCTTCACACCATGCGCGCTCAATAACCGCATTAGAGTCAATTAATACACCATCCATATCAAAGAGAACAGCGAGCTTTGTCGATTTATTTTGATACATAAATGTCATCCTTACTTACAGGCATTGATAAATATTTATTAAGCAGTATGCCTGCGATGGCGATTACGTGTATAATTCCCTTTTTTCAGCGTTCAATAAACGTCAGGAATGGATATACGACTCTTACGCGCTTTTGTTACCGTCGCCGAACAAGGTAGCTATCACAAGGCCGCTCTGGCTCTGCATATCACGCAGCCGGCGCTATCCAAACAAATCCAGGCTCTGGAACTGCTGATTGGCGGCGCTCTTTTCCAACGCGGACGCCACGGCGCGGTACTCACCGAGCTTGGGCAGCAGCTGTACTCAAAAGCCGATGAACTGGTGAAACAACACCATAGCTTTCTGAACTATACCCGAGAAATACAGAAAAAGACGACCAATAGTTTACTAATTGGATTTGGGATCTCATCTTTTAATACCGTCCCAGGCTGGATTAATACTTTTCAGTCAAGGTATCCGAATATAGAAATATCCGTAAACCATATCCCCTCAAGTATTCAATGTAAATTATAAACGGATGGTGAGCTACATATTGGATTTATTCGACTGCCAGTGATAGAGCCGCTTAGTTCAATATTCATTAAAAATGAAAAGCTTATTCTGGCAATACCATCAGACATGTTCAGGCAGCAAAAAAGCGAGCGGGATATCTTAATGTCGAACACTATCCTGCAAATTAACTCTGCGCTTAGCCCCTGTCTCGCAGAACAGACAAAGCAATATCTTCTGTATAATGGCATCACAGCTGAACCGACATCGGTGACGGATGACATTCATGCCTTATTGGCCTTAATCGCTGGCGGAAACAGCGTGGCGCTGCTGCCAGAAAGCGTTCGTAATTTTCTGCCTGCAGGAGTAAGCCTGCATAAGCTGGAAGGTCATCAGGCTGGCTGGGATATTGGTCTCGCGTGGAATCCAGGGATAAACCATCAATTACGCGATAGCTTTATTGAAAGCGTAAGAAACGTTATAAACTCAATCGATTAAATTATCTCCACCCAGTTCCTGACCGTTTTTCCTCCCAGGAAATCATTGTTGTCCAAATGGCAACTCGTACGACCGTACTAACCCCACTATCCTGTACAGCATTCATCTGTGAGGGTTTCTATGGCACGCTTTCTTATCTGCAGTTTTGCGCTGGTTCTGCTTTATCCATCCGGCATCGATATGTATCTGGTCGGTCTACCGCGCATTGCGCAGGATCTGGGTGCCAGCGAAGCTCAGCTGCATATCGCTTTTTCGGTTTATCTGGCCGGGATGGCTGCGGCGATGCTGTTTGCTGGTCGTATAGCCGATAAATCAGGCCGTAAGCCCGTTGCTATTTTCGGTGCCATTGTCTTTATTCTCGCCTCGCTTCTCTGCTCACAGGCGCAGGTCAGTACCCACTTCCTGGTCGGGCGTTTTATTCAGGGGATTGGCGCGGGCAGCTGCTACGTTGTCGCCTTTGCCGTGCTGCGCGATACTCTGGACGATCGCCGCCGCGCGAAGGTTCTCTCCCTTCTGAACGGCATTACCTGCATTATTCCGGTACTGGCACCAGTATTAGGCCACCTGATTATGCTGAAATTTCCCTGGCAGAGCCTGTTCTATACCATGGCCGGAATGGGCGTACTGGTGACTCTGCTTTCCATATTTGTTTTAAGAGAAACTCGCCCAATATCCGCTCCTGGCGCGGCAGCACGGCAAGATATCGCCTGCGAGTCGCTGCTTAATCGCTTTTTCCTTAGCCGCATTGTCATTACAACCCTGAGCGTAACGACCATCCTGACATACGTTAACGTCTCTCCGGTACTGATGATGGAGGTGATGGGATTCGATCGCGGTACCTATTCCATGATCATGGCGATGATGGCGCTGGTCAGTATGGTGGTGTCATTCTCGACGCCGTTTGCTCTGACCATGTTTAAACCCCGTACGATGATGCTAACCTCGCAGACGCTGTTTTTTATCGCGGGCGTGCTGCTTAGTCTCTCCACCAGCCAGACGATGACGATGCTGGGACTGGGGCTGATTTGCGCCGGCTTCTCCGCCGGATTTGGCGTGGCGATGAGTCAGGCTCTGGGGCCATTTACCCTGCGCGCGGGCGTCGCGAGTTCAGTTTTGGGGATTGCTCAGGTCTGCGGTTCTTCCCTGTGGATTTGGCTGGCCGCTATCGTCGGACTCAGCGCGCTGAATATGCTGATCGGGATACTTATTGCCTGTAGCATAGTGAGTATTGTACTGATTATGGTCGCCTCTCCGGCGCGGAAAGCACAACGCTATGAAGAAACCCCTGTCGAGTCTCGATCTTAACTTACTGTTGTGTCTGCAGCTCTTAACCCAGGAGCTCAGCGTGACCCGTACGGCGAAACGGATGAACGTTTCACCGTCAGCGGTAAGCAAATCGCTGGCTAAACTGCGCGCCTGGTTTGACGATCCGCTGTTTGTGAAAACGCCTTTAGGGTTGTCTCCCACGCCTCTGATGAGCAGTATTGAGCAGGATCTGGCCGACTGGATGCAGATGGGTAATCAGATCCTCGACAAGCCTCACCATACCATGCCTAGCGGGCTGAAGTTTGAACTGGCGGCGGAGTCACCGCTGCTGATGATCCTGCTAAATATGCTTTCGCAGCAGATCTATCAACGTTACCCGCAGGCGCTGATCCGTCTGCGAAACTGGGATTACGATTCGCTGGATGCAATTATTCGCGGTGAAGTCGACATCGGATTTTGCGGCCGGGAAACCCATCCTCGTTCCCGGGAGCAGCTCAGCCAGCTGCCATGGTATATCGATTTTGAAGTCCTTTTTACCGACCTACCGCAAGTATGGCTGCGCGCCGATCACCCAGCGCTTAACGATGAGTGGAATCTGGACACTTTCTTACGTTATCCGCATATCAATATCTGCTGGGAACAAAGCGACACCTGGGCGCTGGATGATGTTCTGCACGATCTGGGGCATAAACGCACCGTGGCGCTGACCGTTCCGGGTTTCGAACAGTCGCTGTTTATGGCGGCCCAGCCTGATCATACGATGCTGGCTACTGCTCCTCGCTATTGCGCTCGTTATAATCAACAGCATCATCTGCCGCTGGTCTCACTGCCCCTCCCGCTGGAACCATCGCAGCTGGAGAAAATACGCGTTCCTTTCACCCTCCTGTGGCATAAGCGCAACAGCTACAATCCAAAGATCGTCTGGCTCCGGGAAACGCTCAGACAGCTCTATATTGAGCCGCTTTAACCTCAGGTTGGCCCTCCTTACGCAATGAATTGTAAAATTCATGCGTTTTCCCTTTTCAAGGGGTGATTTCCGCATTAAAACCTGACAATTCTGAGCCATAATATAATTCGCAATTTTTATTATTGACCATTAATCACGGAGCGAAGAATGGCAACGCATTTTGCAAGAGGGATACTCAATACCCGAGAGCCGCTATCAACACGCCTGTCAGCGGCATGTCATCAATCCGCAAGGCGCCTGCCTGAGTACCGACAAAGCCGCTATCGCGCATCACGGTCACTACTCGCAGAACTCCTCTTTATGCTTTACGGCATCAGCGAACTTCCTGAAATAATTGACGAAGAGAATGGAAAGCCCGCTTTTCGTGATGAAAATCTCCCGCGTTTCTCCATCTCTTATACCGGAAATATCGTCGGCGTCGCGTTAACCACGGAAGGCGATTGCGGACTGGATATGGAATTGCAGCACGCTTCCCGGGGTTTACACTCATCCCACAGCAGGGAACGCAGCGCGTTTAACCGCAATGAGCGTCTGTGGATTAACAATCAGCACGACCCTGTCGAAGCTCGCGCCCAGCTGGATGCACTACGCAAAAGCGTGCTGAAACTGACCGGTCAAGCCGACGTTAACTTACAGCTTCTTCCAGGCTCCGGGCGGCTACGGACAGACAGCCCGCAGCCAATCGAAGCCATCTGCGATGCCGAAACGGTACTGGTGTGGTCTATCGCCGCCAGCCCGGATATCGGCCAGCTGAAAGTCTGGGAATATAGTGGTAAAGAAGGCTGGCTCAGCCTGCCCGACGCACAGGCTCGCGCAAAAGAGCCGTCCGCGCGGCTGATGCGCTTTACCAGTCTACCGGTAGAAAAAGCCTTTTCCCTCAACTGACCGGTTTTCCCGGCCATCATGATGCAAAGGAGCAATCATGTCTGATACGTTGAAAGTTGTTACGTTACTCGGAAGTCTGCGCAAAGGCTCTTTTAATGCCATGGTCGCACGCACCCTTCCCGGTATTGCGCCTGCGGGAATGGAAATATCTGCGTTACCGTCCATTGGCGATATTCCTCTGTATGACTCCGATGTTCAGCAGGAAGAGGGATTCCCGCAAAGCGTTCAGGATATCGCCCAGCAAATTCGTGAAGCTGATGGCGTGGTTATCGTTACGCCAGAATATAACTATTCAGTTCCTGGCGGCCTGAAAAACGCCATCGACTGGCTATCTCGTCTCCCGGAGCAGCCGTTATCCGGCAAACCGGTATTGATTCAAACCAGTTCAATGGGGGCGATTGGCGGCGCGCGCTGTCAGTATCATCTGCGCCAGATTCTGGTGTTCCTTGACGCGATGGTAATGAATAAACCCGAATTTATGGGCGGGGTGATTCAGAACAAGGTGGATCCGCAGGAGGGGAAAGTCGTCGATCAGGGTACGCTTGACCATTTGACCGGCCAGCTTAGCGCGTTTGCCGAGTATATTCAGCGGGTTAAAGCATAACTGACTCCGTCACACTCGCCAGAGCGGGTGTGACGGATTACCTGTTAATGTGCGTCAATAAACACAATCTTCAGCACGAACAGCAGTGAAACCACAATCACGCACGGGCTGAGTTCGCGCAGACGGCCGGTACCAATCTTCATCACGCAGTAAGAGATAAAGCCCAGGGCGATACCTTCAGTGATGGAAAAGCTAAACGGCATCATGACGGCAGTAATAAACGCCGGAACTGATTCGGTTAAATCATCCCACTTCACGCGAGCGAGGCTTGAAGTCATCAGAACGCCGACGTAAATCAGCGCACCGGCTGCGGCATAGGCCGGAACCATCCCCGCCAGCGGCGACAGGAAGATAACCAGCAGGAACAAAAGGCCAACCACAACGGCGGTTAAGCCGGTACGGCCGCCTACGGAAACCCCAGAGGACGATTCAATATAAGCGGTTACGGAAGAGGTTCCGATAAAAGAGCCTGCAACGGACGAGACGCTATCAACAAACAGCGCCTGCTTCATACGCGGGAACTTACCTTTCGCATCGGCCAGGCCGGCCTTGTCGGTTACGCCGATCAGCGTGCCGGAGGAGTCGAACAGGTTCACCAGCATAAAGGAGAAGATAACCCCCGCCAGGCCCAGATTCAGCGAGCCCGCAAGGTCAACATGACCAATGACCGTGCTCACGCTCGGCGGCGCGGAAACAATGCCGGTGTAGTGAACATCACCCAGCATCCAGCCCAGCAGAGTAGTCACCACGATAGAGACCAGAACCGCCGCGTGAATGTTGCGGGAAGCCAGTATCGCAATAATAAAGAAGCCCAGAATACCCAGAAGTACGCTGTGAGAGGTCAGGTTGCCGATGCTTACCAGGGTTTCCGGATTAGCGACAATCACACCTGCGTTCTTCAGGCCCATCATCCCGATAAACAGGCCGATACCGCTGGTGATACCGATGCGCAGGCTCACCGGAATATTGGCGATCATCCAGTAGCGTACGCGGAAAATTGTCAGCAGCAGCAGGCCAACAGCCCCCCAAAAAATCGCGCCCATACCAACCTGCCACGGCAGCCCCATCGCCTGTACCACGACAAACGCGAAGAAGGCGTTCAGGCCCATAGCCGGCGCCAGCGCAACGGGCAGGTTAGCGAACAGCCCCATCATGATGCTGCCAAACGCAGCGATCAGGCAGGTGGTGACAAAAACGGCGCTGGTATCCATGCCCGCCACGCCGAGAATCTGTGGGTTAACGAAAACGATGTACACCATCGTCAGGAAGGTGGTGAAACCTGCAATCGCTTCGGTACGTGCCGTCGTGCCGTGTTCGCGAAGTTTGAACACGCGCTCCAGCAGACCCTGGCCAGAAGACTGGCTGGTTTGTTGTTGACTCATTATCGGTTTCCGAACAAAGGAGGGAAAATTCGTCGCTATCCTATACCAAAATGCGACAATAAGGGCGTTTGTGAGATACTTTTTTTCATCGATTTTGCTTATACGGCAACGATTGCGTCTCACAAATCAGCATCACGAAAACGTTAACTTATTAAAATGGAAACGACATGACCCAACCAGAAGCAGTATTTTTCGACTGTGACGGCACGCTGGTCGACAGCGAGGTGATCTGCTCCCGCGCCTACGTTCACATGTTCAGGGAATTCGGCATTACGCTGGATTTAGAAGAGATTTTTAAGCGCTTCAAAGGCGTAAAGCTGTACGAAATTATCGATACTATTAACGCGGAGTACGGGGTTAATCTGGAAAAAGCGACCCTGGAGCCGGTTTATCGCGATGAAGTCGCGCGCCTGTTTGATACTGAGCTGGAAGTCATCCCTGGCGCCCAGGCGCTGCTGGATGCGGTCAACGTGCCGATGTGCGTAGTCTCCAATGGTCCGGTAAGCAAAATGCAGCACTCTCTCGGTAAAACAGGCATGCTGCACCATTTCCCCGATCGCCTTTATAGCGGCTACGATATCCAGCGCTGGAAACCCGATCCGGCCCTGATGCACCATGCTGCAAAAGCGATGCATGTTAACGTTGAAAACTGCATTCTGGTCGATGATTCCAGCGCAGGTGCGCAATCGGGAATCGCGGCAGGCATGGAGGTGTTCTACTTCTGCGCCGATCCGCATAATAAGCCGATAGTACATCCGAAAGTAACAACGTTTACTCATCTGGAAGAGCTACCGGCACTGTGGAAAGCACGCGGCTGGAATATTACCCGCTAAATCACTTGCGTAGCGCATTCCGGTAGTACCCGCCTGCGCTACGCCAAAAAGCTACGGCAAGCTTAATTCCGCAACCGCTGCCTTATCGGCAATAATCACAAGCGAAGGATGCAGTTTTAGCACCGAAGCAGGAACCCGCTCGCTGACTTCACCTTCAATGACTTGCTTTAGCGCCTGAGCTTTTGCCGCTCCGCTGACGATGAGCAGCAGATTTTTCGCCGCCATGACGCTTTTCGGCCCCATCGTGACGTAGCTATCCGGTACCGCCGAGAAGTCGCCGCCCATTTCGCCGTGAGCGACAAGCCCTACCATATCCCCGACGACAGGAACTTCCACCGTCGCATCGTGGAAGCGGGTGGTGTTCGGCAAGTTGCCGCAAAAATGGCCATCAGCGCCGAGGCCCATCACAATAAGATCGAGACCACCCTCTTCTTCTAACCGCTGGTCGTGCTGCATAAAGTTTTCATGGCTGAGCTTATGAATGTTCTCTTCCTGAATCTGAGCAGGAGTGAAAAACAGGCTACGCAGATTGGAAATAGTCACGCCTTCACGATCCTGTCCGCGAAAAGGGATTTCGTCAAAGTTGTAATAATGGACCTGAGAATAGAACGGTTTCCCTTTAATCGCAGCCGTCAGATGTTCATACATTTTCTTTGGCGTACTACCCGCCGTCACCGCCAGATTCATCCTCCGCGGAGCGGTGATGTAACCTAAAACATGGTGGCTGGCGACCAGGCTCATCTCGGCATAATCTTCCGTTACGATTAATTTCATCTTGTCTCCCTGGATATATTGAAGGTAAGGAGCCAGGGATCTGGCCCCTTAATTTTATTTAAACAACTTCTGCACGAACTCCGCGTAGGCCGGGCGCCAGACGTCCATTTCATGGTTCAGGCCTGGATATTCATGGTAATCAAATTTAATTTTCTGTTTCTCCAGCTCCGCCTTCAGCCCGGCAATATCTTTCCCGGTAACCACATCTTTCTCACCCACGACAACGGTGAAATTACGCAGCTGCTTATTGATCTCCTGCGGCTTGTTTAGCTGCGCCTCGACGCCCGCATCCGGTACCGTAGTTGTCGTTACGCCACTAAACGTCCCCAGCCAGCCAAAGCTCTCCAGATGGTTCATTCCGGACACCAGCGCCTGATAGCCCCCCTGCGACAGCCCGGCAAGCGCCCGACCATCCGCGTCTTTACGCACATTAAAACGTTCATCAATCAGCGGAATAATATCGCTCATCAGTTCTTTATCCGCCGCCTTCGCATTCAGCGGATAAAAAGTTTTACGCCGCTCCTGAGGCGGGAAGTTTTCTGCAATCGCTTCTGGGATATCGGTTTCAGTATCCGGTACCACGACCAGCATTGGCTTGATTTTGCCTTCCGCCAGCAGGTTATCCATGATTTGCGGGATCCGTCCCTGATCGATAGCCGACAGGCCGCTGTCGCCAAAACCGTGATAGAAATAGAGCACCGGCAGCGGCTCACCTGTGCCGGTATAGCCAGGCGGCGTCCATACATATACACGACGCTCAGAATTCAGCGCCTTTGAGTGATAGGTCAACGTTCTTAGCTCGCCATGAGCAACCGCGCGATCGTCAAGAATGCTGCCGCGTACCAGAATCAGGCTGGTATTTACCTGGCGCTGCGGCTTCTGATAGCGGCTACCGGTATCAACTGAACGGAATCCGTCGATATCAAAATAATATTCGTAGAGGTTCGGAGCCAGAGCTTCGCTTTTCCATGTCCAGATCCCCTGTTCATCTTTGGTCATATCGTGGGAGACAAACGTGTCCGGCGTTGCTCCCGTCACCACGGATACCCGTTTTGCATCCGGGGCAAACAGGCGGAAGGTAATGCTTTTATCGCCGTTGACCTGGGTAATATACTGGCTGACCGGAATTGCCGCGCTCGGCGTGGCCGGGAGCGGTGCGGCATGAGCGGTAAATGCTGCGCCAGCCAGCGCCATAGCGAAGTAAATAGCATGTCTTTTCATCGTTATTCCTCTTTTGAATTTTGTCCTGACCGTGGTCAGCCTTACCACCAGATTTCAGCCTGGGCGCCCACGGCAAACTGGTCGTTCTTACCGTCTTCAAAAATGCTGCTGGTATTGCTGTTAGCGGCCTTATCCAGGTCGATATCCTCCGCTTTAATATAAGTCGCATAGAAACGAATTTCCGGGCGGGAGGTCAGCATACTGGTATTAACTTTAAAGGTATGGAACAAGGTGGTTTTGTATCCGGATTCGTTATATTTATGACCGGCGATATCTTTGTTCTGCTGCCTGAAATAGCCCAGTTCGACGCCGGTCTGGTTATATTTATCCCAAATCCAGGCCGGACGTACGACGGCGCGAATAGATTCGAAATCTGAATGTGCACCGGTCTCGTAGCTATAGACATCGTTGCCAAAGGAATAAACGATGGCATTTGCCATTATGAGGTCATCCAGTAAATAGGTTTCTCCCTGAGAAGTCAGGCGAACGGCGGTACCATAGGTATGGTCGCCATAGT is a window from the Klebsiella oxytoca genome containing:
- a CDS encoding HAD family hydrolase, whose amino-acid sequence is MYQNKSTKLAVLFDMDGVLIDSNAVIERAWCEAANMYGRIISEEDIIKHIHGQPGPHTIKALFHDLPVIDRQKVQAHIIHVENTASYNAIPGVATLITSLKDAGITVGIVTSGWREKIDRVIEMLQVQSCISVIVERDDVSRGKPYPDPYLLAAERLGIPASQTVVFEDSRSGVTSAVAAGAYCVGIGGNDLLTCGAMLAIPDFLGVRIMDEGDTGPALLFTSEHSVQMARLSPT
- a CDS encoding LysR family transcriptional regulator, producing MDIRLLRAFVTVAEQGSYHKAALALHITQPALSKQIQALELLIGGALFQRGRHGAVLTELGQQLYSKADELVKQHHSFLNYTREIQKKTTNSLLIGFGISSFNTVPGWINTFQSRYPNIEISVNHIPSSIQCKL
- a CDS encoding MFS transporter, producing the protein MARFLICSFALVLLYPSGIDMYLVGLPRIAQDLGASEAQLHIAFSVYLAGMAAAMLFAGRIADKSGRKPVAIFGAIVFILASLLCSQAQVSTHFLVGRFIQGIGAGSCYVVAFAVLRDTLDDRRRAKVLSLLNGITCIIPVLAPVLGHLIMLKFPWQSLFYTMAGMGVLVTLLSIFVLRETRPISAPGAAARQDIACESLLNRFFLSRIVITTLSVTTILTYVNVSPVLMMEVMGFDRGTYSMIMAMMALVSMVVSFSTPFALTMFKPRTMMLTSQTLFFIAGVLLSLSTSQTMTMLGLGLICAGFSAGFGVAMSQALGPFTLRAGVASSVLGIAQVCGSSLWIWLAAIVGLSALNMLIGILIACSIVSIVLIMVASPARKAQRYEETPVESRS
- the yidZ gene encoding HTH-type transcriptional regulator YidZ — protein: MKKPLSSLDLNLLLCLQLLTQELSVTRTAKRMNVSPSAVSKSLAKLRAWFDDPLFVKTPLGLSPTPLMSSIEQDLADWMQMGNQILDKPHHTMPSGLKFELAAESPLLMILLNMLSQQIYQRYPQALIRLRNWDYDSLDAIIRGEVDIGFCGRETHPRSREQLSQLPWYIDFEVLFTDLPQVWLRADHPALNDEWNLDTFLRYPHINICWEQSDTWALDDVLHDLGHKRTVALTVPGFEQSLFMAAQPDHTMLATAPRYCARYNQQHHLPLVSLPLPLEPSQLEKIRVPFTLLWHKRNSYNPKIVWLRETLRQLYIEPL
- a CDS encoding 4'-phosphopantetheinyl transferase family protein, giving the protein MLYGISELPEIIDEENGKPAFRDENLPRFSISYTGNIVGVALTTEGDCGLDMELQHASRGLHSSHSRERSAFNRNERLWINNQHDPVEARAQLDALRKSVLKLTGQADVNLQLLPGSGRLRTDSPQPIEAICDAETVLVWSIAASPDIGQLKVWEYSGKEGWLSLPDAQARAKEPSARLMRFTSLPVEKAFSLN
- a CDS encoding NADPH-dependent FMN reductase, with translation MSDTLKVVTLLGSLRKGSFNAMVARTLPGIAPAGMEISALPSIGDIPLYDSDVQQEEGFPQSVQDIAQQIREADGVVIVTPEYNYSVPGGLKNAIDWLSRLPEQPLSGKPVLIQTSSMGAIGGARCQYHLRQILVFLDAMVMNKPEFMGGVIQNKVDPQEGKVVDQGTLDHLTGQLSAFAEYIQRVKA
- the adeP gene encoding adenine permease AdeP codes for the protein MSQQQTSQSSGQGLLERVFKLREHGTTARTEAIAGFTTFLTMVYIVFVNPQILGVAGMDTSAVFVTTCLIAAFGSIMMGLFANLPVALAPAMGLNAFFAFVVVQAMGLPWQVGMGAIFWGAVGLLLLTIFRVRYWMIANIPVSLRIGITSGIGLFIGMMGLKNAGVIVANPETLVSIGNLTSHSVLLGILGFFIIAILASRNIHAAVLVSIVVTTLLGWMLGDVHYTGIVSAPPSVSTVIGHVDLAGSLNLGLAGVIFSFMLVNLFDSSGTLIGVTDKAGLADAKGKFPRMKQALFVDSVSSVAGSFIGTSSVTAYIESSSGVSVGGRTGLTAVVVGLLFLLVIFLSPLAGMVPAYAAAGALIYVGVLMTSSLARVKWDDLTESVPAFITAVMMPFSFSITEGIALGFISYCVMKIGTGRLRELSPCVIVVSLLFVLKIVFIDAH
- the yieH gene encoding 6-phosphogluconate phosphatase; this encodes MTQPEAVFFDCDGTLVDSEVICSRAYVHMFREFGITLDLEEIFKRFKGVKLYEIIDTINAEYGVNLEKATLEPVYRDEVARLFDTELEVIPGAQALLDAVNVPMCVVSNGPVSKMQHSLGKTGMLHHFPDRLYSGYDIQRWKPDPALMHHAAKAMHVNVENCILVDDSSAGAQSGIAAGMEVFYFCADPHNKPIVHPKVTTFTHLEELPALWKARGWNITR
- a CDS encoding glucosamine-6-phosphate deaminase, with amino-acid sequence MKLIVTEDYAEMSLVASHHVLGYITAPRRMNLAVTAGSTPKKMYEHLTAAIKGKPFYSQVHYYNFDEIPFRGQDREGVTISNLRSLFFTPAQIQEENIHKLSHENFMQHDQRLEEEGGLDLIVMGLGADGHFCGNLPNTTRFHDATVEVPVVGDMVGLVAHGEMGGDFSAVPDSYVTMGPKSVMAAKNLLLIVSGAAKAQALKQVIEGEVSERVPASVLKLHPSLVIIADKAAVAELSLP
- a CDS encoding esterase encodes the protein MKRHAIYFAMALAGAAFTAHAAPLPATPSAAIPVSQYITQVNGDKSITFRLFAPDAKRVSVVTGATPDTFVSHDMTKDEQGIWTWKSEALAPNLYEYYFDIDGFRSVDTGSRYQKPQRQVNTSLILVRGSILDDRAVAHGELRTLTYHSKALNSERRVYVWTPPGYTGTGEPLPVLYFYHGFGDSGLSAIDQGRIPQIMDNLLAEGKIKPMLVVVPDTETDIPEAIAENFPPQERRKTFYPLNAKAADKELMSDIIPLIDERFNVRKDADGRALAGLSQGGYQALVSGMNHLESFGWLGTFSGVTTTTVPDAGVEAQLNKPQEINKQLRNFTVVVGEKDVVTGKDIAGLKAELEKQKIKFDYHEYPGLNHEMDVWRPAYAEFVQKLFK